One part of the Microlunatus elymi genome encodes these proteins:
- a CDS encoding glutamate decarboxylase, with translation MATHAQDDGNSPIHGRRGFREHVDPFHFPDGSIAPDEAYELLRTDLMLDGRETLNLASFVTTWMEPQAEALIHATLAKNHIDHEEYPAAALVEETCVHMLGDLFHAPDPTKVVGVGTIGSSEAIMLGLLAHKRSWRHRREAAGLPADRPNVVFGAETHVVWDKFANYFDVEMRKIPMRPDRYVITADEVEERLDENTIAVGAVLGTTFIGESDPIEEIDTMLGRLKRERGWDIPLHVDGASGGFIAPFAEPERAWDFRLEQVASINVSGHKYGLVYPGVGWLIFRDASKLPEDLVFSVNYLGGAQPTYTFNFSRGTAMIQAQMYSFLRLGRAGYTAIVANLMANARHLNESLAATGRYEILNPGLAEPVVTFRLTGDPGFDVYHLAARLRENGWIVPAYSLPPDAEAVHLMRIVVRLDLSRRMIDLLLRDLAKAYDDLAAERPTERRERKPDLWTAPQKSAAHSKARTGLVR, from the coding sequence ATGGCAACTCACGCGCAGGACGACGGCAACAGTCCGATCCACGGGCGACGAGGTTTCCGAGAGCACGTCGACCCGTTCCATTTCCCGGACGGCAGCATCGCGCCGGACGAGGCGTACGAACTACTGCGCACCGACCTGATGCTGGACGGCCGGGAGACTCTCAACCTGGCCTCGTTCGTGACCACCTGGATGGAGCCGCAGGCCGAGGCGTTGATCCACGCCACCCTGGCCAAGAACCACATCGACCACGAGGAGTATCCGGCGGCCGCCCTGGTCGAGGAGACCTGCGTACACATGCTCGGCGACCTGTTCCATGCCCCCGACCCGACCAAGGTGGTCGGTGTCGGCACGATCGGGTCGTCCGAGGCGATCATGCTCGGGTTGCTCGCGCACAAACGCTCATGGCGGCATCGCCGGGAGGCGGCCGGACTGCCCGCCGATCGTCCCAATGTGGTGTTCGGCGCCGAGACCCACGTGGTGTGGGACAAGTTCGCCAACTACTTCGACGTCGAGATGCGCAAGATCCCGATGCGCCCGGACCGTTACGTGATCACCGCCGACGAGGTGGAGGAACGGCTGGACGAGAACACGATCGCCGTCGGCGCGGTGCTCGGCACCACGTTCATCGGCGAGTCGGATCCGATCGAGGAGATCGACACGATGCTCGGCCGCCTCAAGCGGGAACGCGGCTGGGACATTCCGCTGCATGTCGACGGTGCCAGCGGCGGCTTCATCGCGCCGTTCGCCGAACCGGAGCGGGCCTGGGACTTCCGGCTCGAGCAGGTCGCATCCATCAACGTCTCCGGTCACAAGTACGGCCTGGTCTATCCCGGTGTGGGATGGCTGATCTTCCGCGACGCCTCCAAACTCCCCGAGGACCTGGTGTTCAGCGTGAACTACCTGGGCGGCGCACAGCCGACGTACACGTTCAACTTCTCCCGCGGCACGGCGATGATCCAGGCCCAGATGTATTCGTTCCTCCGGCTCGGGCGGGCCGGCTACACGGCGATCGTGGCCAACCTGATGGCCAACGCCCGACATCTGAACGAGAGCCTGGCCGCGACCGGGCGGTACGAGATCCTCAATCCCGGGCTGGCCGAGCCGGTGGTCACCTTCCGGCTGACGGGCGATCCCGGCTTCGACGTCTACCATCTGGCCGCACGGCTGCGGGAGAACGGCTGGATCGTGCCGGCGTACAGCCTGCCGCCGGACGCGGAGGCGGTGCACTTGATGCGGATCGTCGTCCGGCTCGACCTGAGCCGGCGGATGATCGACCTGCTGCTGCGGGACCTGGCCAAGGCGTACGACGACCTGGCCGCCGAACGCCCGACCGAGCGTCGGGAACGCAAGCCGGACCTGTGGACGGCACCGCAGAAGTCGGCGGCGCACAGCAAGGCCCGGACCGGCCTCGTTCGCTGA
- a CDS encoding DUF3054 domain-containing protein, whose amino-acid sequence MRLGVAVGIDVVAVLLFALVGRRSHDEANTFVDVLGTAWPYLAATVVGSLIAAVLPKRSGGNRSPYSWTTSVIVWVTTVVLGMVLRMLSGDTAAWPFWIVAFISLGILLIGWRVVARAVLRARARHTVTAGSPRHEGR is encoded by the coding sequence GTGAGACTCGGGGTTGCGGTCGGGATCGACGTGGTGGCGGTGCTGTTGTTCGCGCTGGTCGGGCGGCGCAGTCACGACGAGGCGAACACCTTCGTGGACGTGTTGGGAACAGCCTGGCCGTATCTGGCCGCCACGGTGGTCGGATCACTGATCGCGGCCGTACTGCCGAAGCGCTCCGGCGGCAACCGGAGTCCCTACTCGTGGACCACTTCGGTGATCGTCTGGGTGACCACGGTGGTGCTCGGGATGGTGCTGCGGATGCTCAGCGGCGACACCGCGGCCTGGCCGTTCTGGATCGTCGCCTTCATCAGCCTGGGCATCCTGCTCATCGGCTGGCGGGTGGTGGCGCGCGCGGTCCTGCGCGCCCGTGCCCGGCACACCGTCACCGCGGGATCGCCGCGGCACGAAGGGCGCTGA
- a CDS encoding carbohydrate ABC transporter permease, translating to MTSTRVEPQPSALAGGASGSVRRRRAYRQERNGPFFWVGIVILALIFVIPLLWMFLTSFRTVEDSRRIPISLIPDQLTLRAYKLLFADEQNPVFTWALNSLMAAVGHAVLVLVVASMAAFALARMKFPGQKVIFGIIIATMFVPGFIFLMPNYLMMDRLGWLDTLIALIVPGAAGAFGVFFLRQFFLAIPRELEESARVDGANSWQIFTRIILPISKPGLVTLGVLAFLGNWNDFIWPIFVLFSPERLTLPAGLSTLQGAYNIDYPVIMAGASVAAIPVLILYVFVQRYVIEGVATSGLKG from the coding sequence ATGACCAGCACACGAGTAGAACCCCAACCCTCCGCACTCGCAGGCGGTGCGTCCGGCAGCGTTCGGCGCCGTCGTGCCTATCGGCAGGAACGCAACGGCCCGTTCTTCTGGGTCGGCATCGTCATCCTCGCGTTGATCTTCGTGATCCCGTTGCTGTGGATGTTCCTGACGTCGTTTCGCACGGTCGAGGACTCCCGCCGGATTCCGATCTCGCTGATCCCCGATCAGTTGACCCTGCGCGCCTACAAGCTCCTGTTCGCCGACGAGCAGAATCCGGTCTTCACCTGGGCACTGAACTCGTTGATGGCGGCAGTCGGTCACGCGGTTCTCGTCCTGGTGGTCGCATCGATGGCCGCGTTCGCCCTGGCTCGAATGAAGTTCCCGGGGCAGAAGGTGATCTTCGGCATCATCATCGCGACCATGTTCGTACCGGGCTTCATCTTCCTGATGCCCAACTATCTGATGATGGACAGGCTGGGCTGGCTGGACACGTTGATCGCCTTGATCGTGCCGGGAGCTGCCGGAGCATTCGGTGTGTTCTTCCTCCGGCAGTTCTTCCTCGCGATTCCCCGTGAGTTGGAGGAGAGCGCCCGGGTCGACGGTGCCAACAGTTGGCAGATCTTCACGCGGATCATCCTGCCGATCTCCAAGCCGGGCCTCGTCACCCTGGGCGTGCTCGCCTTCCTCGGGAACTGGAACGACTTTATCTGGCCGATCTTCGTGTTGTTCTCGCCGGAACGGCTGACCCTGCCGGCCGGATTGTCAACCCTGCAAGGGGCCTACAACATCGACTACCCGGTGATCATGGCCGGCGCCTCGGTGGCCGCGATCCCGGTGTTGATCTTGTACGTGTTCGTCCAGCGATACGTGATCGAGGGGGTCGCCACCAGCGGATTGAAGGGCTGA
- a CDS encoding ABC transporter substrate-binding protein, which yields MSKTTRPGLPAENLSPRGISRRSLLGGTAAAATALALGACSPGSAGTPGAQKSVAGGGGSEGYDGPAVSLAFWNGLTGGDGPIMRKLIDEFNSQHDNIKVSMTAIAWAEYFQKLPAAVSNGKAPEIGLMHADDLATNAARQVIIPMDDVASALKLTENDFPTIAWKGGLYQGKRYGIPLDVHPAGLFYNKNVLEKVGADPEKPPTTGDELMAILDKCKSKGVHGMWTSALSVNGLESQTLVYQYGGKMVNDDGMSVGFAEQPGADAINWWKGLIDKGHSPKNAAADGNFVSFTNDKAAFMINGPWNTTPLNAIKKLKWGAAPVPNIGGTQAVWAGSHQFVLPRQLKTDENKAVASRVFVNWISQQSMGWADAGMVPARNSVREDPEFQTKGAVLEFAKQLDYIHFVPPIAGVNDVLPEWTTATSEAMLGKKEVQAALDQAKERANKILVSNNKKYG from the coding sequence ATGTCAAAGACGACTCGACCCGGTCTTCCTGCCGAGAATCTCAGCCCGCGCGGCATCTCCCGCCGGAGCCTGCTTGGCGGCACAGCCGCGGCAGCGACCGCCCTCGCCCTCGGCGCCTGTTCCCCCGGTTCGGCCGGCACGCCCGGCGCTCAGAAGTCCGTCGCCGGCGGTGGCGGCTCGGAAGGTTACGACGGTCCGGCCGTCTCGCTTGCCTTCTGGAACGGACTCACCGGCGGTGACGGCCCGATCATGCGGAAGCTGATCGACGAGTTCAACTCCCAACACGACAACATCAAGGTCAGCATGACCGCGATCGCCTGGGCCGAGTACTTCCAGAAGCTGCCGGCCGCGGTCAGCAACGGCAAGGCGCCCGAGATCGGTCTGATGCACGCCGATGACCTCGCCACCAACGCCGCCCGTCAGGTCATCATCCCGATGGACGACGTCGCCTCGGCACTCAAGCTCACCGAGAACGACTTCCCCACCATCGCGTGGAAGGGCGGCCTCTACCAGGGCAAGCGTTACGGCATCCCGCTCGACGTCCATCCCGCCGGCCTCTTCTACAACAAGAACGTCCTGGAGAAGGTCGGGGCAGATCCGGAGAAGCCGCCGACGACCGGGGACGAGCTGATGGCGATCCTCGACAAGTGCAAGTCCAAGGGCGTCCACGGCATGTGGACCTCCGCGCTCAGCGTCAACGGCCTGGAGTCGCAGACCCTCGTCTACCAGTACGGCGGAAAGATGGTCAACGACGACGGCATGTCCGTCGGCTTCGCCGAGCAGCCCGGCGCCGACGCGATCAACTGGTGGAAGGGACTGATCGACAAGGGTCACAGCCCGAAGAATGCCGCTGCCGACGGCAACTTCGTCTCGTTCACCAACGACAAGGCCGCGTTCATGATCAACGGGCCGTGGAATACGACTCCGCTGAACGCGATCAAGAAGTTGAAGTGGGGTGCCGCGCCGGTGCCGAACATCGGCGGCACCCAGGCGGTGTGGGCGGGCTCGCACCAGTTCGTGCTGCCGCGTCAGTTGAAGACCGACGAGAACAAGGCCGTCGCCTCCCGGGTGTTCGTCAACTGGATCTCACAGCAGTCGATGGGCTGGGCGGACGCCGGCATGGTTCCGGCGCGCAACTCGGTCCGCGAGGATCCCGAATTCCAGACCAAGGGCGCAGTGCTCGAATTCGCCAAGCAGCTCGACTACATCCACTTCGTGCCCCCGATCGCGGGTGTGAACGACGTCCTGCCGGAGTGGACGACGGCGACCAGCGAGGCGATGCTGGGCAAGAAGGAGGTCCAGGCGGCGCTGGATCAGGCCAAGGAGCGGGCGAACAAGATCTTGGTCTCGAACAACAAGAAGTACGGATGA
- a CDS encoding YebC/PmpR family DNA-binding transcriptional regulator translates to MSGHSKWATTKHKKAVIDAKRGKLFAKLIKNIEVAARVGGGDPGGNPTLYDAIQKAKKNSVPNDNIDRAVKRGSGAEGGGADYETLMYEAYGPAGIAMLIECLTDNRNRSASDVRVAVTRNGGTMADAGSTARMFDRKGVVVVEKEQSSGEGREQTTRTITEDDLLEATLDADPEDVNDLGESFEIICDPNDVVKVRTAVQDAGIDYESAEVSFVPSFTQEIDAPTAEKLFKIIDALEDSDDVQNVYSNFDASDEVMAAAG, encoded by the coding sequence ATGTCAGGACACTCCAAATGGGCGACCACGAAGCACAAGAAGGCCGTGATCGATGCCAAGCGCGGCAAGCTGTTCGCCAAGCTGATCAAGAACATCGAGGTGGCGGCTCGCGTTGGTGGCGGTGATCCTGGCGGAAACCCGACGCTGTACGACGCCATCCAGAAGGCAAAGAAGAACTCCGTACCCAACGACAACATCGACCGCGCGGTCAAGCGCGGCTCCGGTGCCGAGGGCGGCGGCGCGGACTACGAGACGCTGATGTACGAGGCGTACGGTCCGGCCGGGATCGCGATGCTGATCGAGTGCCTGACCGACAACCGCAACCGTTCCGCCTCCGACGTCCGGGTCGCGGTCACCCGCAACGGCGGCACGATGGCCGACGCCGGCTCGACCGCGCGGATGTTCGACCGCAAGGGCGTGGTGGTGGTCGAGAAGGAGCAGAGCAGCGGCGAGGGTCGGGAGCAGACGACCCGGACGATCACCGAGGACGACCTGCTGGAGGCGACCCTGGACGCCGATCCCGAGGACGTCAACGATCTCGGCGAGTCGTTCGAGATCATCTGCGACCCGAACGACGTGGTGAAGGTCCGGACCGCGGTCCAGGACGCCGGCATCGACTACGAGTCCGCGGAGGTCTCGTTCGTCCCCTCCTTCACCCAGGAGATCGACGCGCCCACCGCGGAGAAGCTGTTCAAGATCATCGACGCGCTGGAGGACTCCGACGACGTGCAGAACGTCTACTCCAACTTCGACGCCTCCGACGAAGTGATGGCCGCCGCCGGCTGA
- the dop gene encoding depupylase/deamidase Dop, with protein MAEVSNRRVLGIETEYGISALGEPAGEELHPMQLSNHVVKAYGSMTGREPGWDYESETPLRDIRGYEVSREQAHPDQLTDSDLGMANIVLTNGARLYVDHAHPEYSGPEVTSARAVVAYDRAGDLVMAIAGQEAARRLGRPVRLYKNNTDGKGVSYGTHENYLLDRRTPFDRIIRQFSPFLVTRQVFTGAGRVGIGQNSETPGFQLGQRADFFEAEVGLETTLNRPIINTRDEPHADAGRYRRLHVITGDANLSEISTYLKVGTAALALHVIEAGRLEDDLRLAHPVPAMQQVSRDLECSRVLAMADGRQLTAVDVQEAYLLACRKWVGEQEPGSDGTSEEMIIEWQDILERWQRVLDTLRTDPMLLADQLDWVAKLKLLQSYRDRDDLGWDSAKLSLIDLQYADVDPRRSLYSALVARGKMRRLVDDDQIAAARTDPPTDTRAYFRGRVMEKFGSAVVAASWDSVILDIPGWPALQRIPLLDPLRGTSAQVKELLDNSDTVADLFEALGH; from the coding sequence ATGGCTGAGGTGAGCAATCGCAGAGTGTTGGGGATCGAGACCGAGTACGGGATCTCCGCGCTGGGCGAGCCCGCCGGCGAGGAACTGCACCCGATGCAGCTGTCCAACCACGTGGTGAAGGCGTACGGGTCGATGACCGGCCGGGAGCCCGGCTGGGACTACGAGTCGGAGACGCCGCTGCGCGACATCCGCGGCTACGAGGTCAGCCGCGAGCAGGCCCATCCCGATCAGCTGACCGACTCCGACCTCGGGATGGCCAACATCGTGCTCACCAACGGCGCCCGGCTCTATGTTGATCATGCTCATCCGGAGTATTCCGGTCCCGAGGTGACCAGTGCCCGGGCCGTGGTCGCCTACGACCGGGCCGGCGACCTGGTGATGGCGATCGCCGGTCAGGAGGCCGCCCGACGGCTGGGCCGACCCGTCCGGCTGTACAAGAACAACACCGACGGCAAGGGTGTCTCGTACGGGACCCATGAGAACTATCTGCTGGATCGGCGGACCCCGTTCGACCGGATCATCCGCCAGTTCAGCCCGTTCCTGGTCACCCGGCAGGTCTTCACCGGAGCCGGCCGGGTCGGCATCGGTCAGAACAGTGAGACGCCCGGTTTCCAGCTCGGCCAGCGGGCCGACTTCTTCGAGGCCGAGGTCGGCCTGGAGACCACGCTGAACCGGCCGATCATCAACACCCGGGACGAACCGCATGCCGACGCCGGTCGCTACCGCCGGCTGCACGTGATCACCGGGGACGCCAACCTGAGCGAGATCTCCACCTATCTGAAGGTCGGCACGGCGGCGTTGGCGTTGCACGTGATCGAAGCCGGCCGGCTGGAAGATGATCTTCGACTGGCACATCCGGTGCCGGCGATGCAGCAGGTCAGTCGTGATCTTGAGTGTTCGCGGGTGCTGGCGATGGCCGACGGACGGCAGCTGACCGCGGTCGACGTCCAGGAGGCCTACCTGTTGGCCTGCCGCAAGTGGGTGGGGGAGCAGGAGCCCGGCAGCGACGGCACCAGCGAAGAGATGATCATCGAATGGCAGGACATTCTCGAGCGTTGGCAGCGAGTGCTGGACACGCTGCGTACCGATCCGATGCTGCTGGCCGATCAGCTGGACTGGGTGGCCAAGCTCAAGCTGCTGCAGTCCTATCGGGATCGTGATGATCTTGGTTGGGACTCGGCCAAGCTTTCCTTGATCGACTTGCAGTACGCCGATGTCGATCCGCGGCGCAGCCTCTACAGTGCCCTGGTCGCTCGCGGCAAGATGCGCCGGCTGGTCGACGATGATCAGATCGCGGCGGCGCGGACCGATCCGCCGACCGACACCCGGGCCTACTTCCGCGGCCGGGTGATGGAGAAATTCGGCTCGGCAGTGGTGGCCGCATCCTGGGACTCGGTGATCTTGGACATCCCCGGATGGCCTGCCCTGCAACGGATTCCGCTGCTCGACCCGCTCCGCGGCACCAGCGCACAGGTCAAGGAGTTGCTCGACAACAGCGACACCGTGGCTGACCTGTTCGAGGCGCTCGGCCACTGA
- a CDS encoding MarP family serine protease, protein MAIGVGTDIGLVIVAIAVMIGGWRRGALVGAGSLAGLICGFLVGGRLRPIVLDRLTHAHSSLADHPVIVSAVVLLGCALILQSVGYAIAAAIRRRMGDGIVHGVDSLGGTVLSLFTLGLVVWLAAGFVRTTPLITANEAVTDSKIINELDRAAPIPSDRAMSDVAGFLQDNGFPRVFSGGNESGRSVDAPDRTIPKAVRNASGSVVKVLATESMCQRGSEGTGWVTTGDRVVTNAHVVAGSDRIVVQERGVGDVHTARLIAFDPRRDVAVLKVDGLDAAALSTAGRLARGDSAVLTGYPGNGPYTQTPARVRQTLSAAGLDIYGRHLTERDIYSLRAEVRPGDSGGPLFDDQGKVAGMVFARSTSDPDTGYALTLSEVKPVLKKSAAGSTVPAGQCISE, encoded by the coding sequence ATGGCGATCGGGGTGGGCACGGACATCGGATTGGTGATCGTCGCGATCGCGGTCATGATCGGCGGTTGGCGGCGCGGCGCGTTGGTCGGTGCGGGTTCGCTGGCCGGTCTGATCTGTGGCTTCCTCGTCGGCGGGCGGCTGCGGCCGATCGTCCTGGACCGGCTGACCCATGCTCACTCCAGCCTGGCCGATCATCCGGTCATCGTCTCCGCCGTGGTGTTGCTCGGCTGCGCGCTGATCCTCCAGTCGGTCGGGTACGCGATCGCGGCGGCGATCCGGCGGCGGATGGGTGACGGCATCGTGCACGGGGTCGATTCACTGGGCGGGACGGTGCTCAGTCTGTTCACCCTCGGCCTCGTGGTGTGGCTGGCTGCCGGCTTCGTCCGGACCACGCCGTTGATCACCGCCAACGAAGCGGTGACCGACTCCAAGATCATCAACGAGCTCGACCGCGCGGCCCCGATCCCGTCGGATCGGGCCATGTCCGATGTGGCGGGATTCCTTCAGGACAACGGATTCCCGCGGGTCTTCAGCGGCGGCAACGAGAGTGGCCGGAGTGTCGATGCGCCCGATCGGACGATCCCGAAGGCGGTACGCAACGCCTCCGGTTCGGTGGTCAAGGTGCTCGCGACGGAATCGATGTGCCAGCGAGGATCCGAGGGCACCGGCTGGGTGACCACCGGCGACCGGGTGGTCACCAACGCGCACGTTGTCGCCGGGTCCGATCGGATCGTGGTGCAGGAACGCGGGGTCGGCGACGTGCACACCGCCCGGCTGATCGCCTTCGACCCGCGCCGCGACGTGGCGGTGTTGAAGGTCGACGGACTGGACGCGGCCGCGCTGTCGACGGCGGGCCGGCTCGCTCGGGGCGATTCTGCCGTGTTGACCGGCTATCCGGGCAACGGCCCGTACACCCAGACCCCGGCGCGGGTCCGGCAGACCCTGTCGGCGGCCGGACTGGACATCTACGGCCGGCACCTGACCGAACGAGACATCTACTCGTTACGCGCGGAGGTCCGTCCGGGCGACTCCGGCGGTCCGCTGTTCGACGACCAGGGCAAGGTTGCCGGGATGGTGTTCGCCCGGTCGACCTCCGACCCCGACACCGGCTACGCGTTGACACTGAGCGAGGTCAAACCCGTACTGAAGAAGTCCGCCGCCGGCAGCACCGTCCCCGCCGGCCAGTGCATCAGCGAGTGA
- the arfA gene encoding arabinosylfuranosidase ArfA, whose product MPQSRLVLDPEFTIGPVPRRLFGSFVEHMGRCVYSGIYEPDHPSADAAGFRGDVLDLSRELGPTVVRYPGGNFVSGYRWEDGVGPRDQRPERLDLAWRSREPNAVGIHEFDGWARALDTEVMMAVNLGTRGIQEACDLLEYTNHPAGSYWSDRRIANGASEPFGYRLWCLGNEMDGPWQIGHKTADEYGRLAAETARAMRLVDPDIELVACGSSNAQMPTFGDWEAAVLRHAYDDVDYISLHVYYQADEDDPDSYLASAMDMDQFIEGVVATVDAEKARGRHRTAVDLSFDEWNVVRAGAEDERPDRRPWALHPRLGESEYTVADAVVVGTMLNSLLRHGDRVTIGCQAQLVNVLGLIRSEEGGDAWKQSIAHPFEQMRRLARGQILRVAATGDRRDTRRFTDVPIVDAAATFEESSGSAAVFLANRSRSETADVTVECGQLGVRRLRSAGCLSLPDGSAATLTNRDRHDAVGPQPFDRADLRDGAVTAQLPPLSWTVLELDSGPDLP is encoded by the coding sequence ATGCCCCAAAGCAGGCTTGTGCTCGATCCCGAGTTCACGATCGGCCCAGTCCCTCGCCGTCTGTTCGGTTCGTTCGTCGAGCACATGGGTCGCTGTGTCTACAGCGGCATCTACGAACCTGACCATCCGTCCGCCGACGCCGCAGGATTTCGCGGCGATGTGCTCGACCTGTCCCGCGAACTCGGGCCGACCGTCGTTCGCTATCCCGGGGGCAACTTCGTTTCCGGCTACCGCTGGGAGGACGGCGTCGGCCCTCGCGACCAACGCCCCGAACGATTGGATCTGGCCTGGCGATCACGCGAACCCAACGCCGTCGGCATCCACGAGTTCGACGGCTGGGCTCGCGCCCTGGACACCGAGGTGATGATGGCGGTCAACCTCGGCACCCGCGGCATCCAGGAGGCCTGCGACCTGCTCGAGTACACCAATCACCCCGCCGGCAGCTACTGGTCCGATCGCCGAATCGCCAACGGTGCTTCCGAACCCTTCGGGTATCGGCTCTGGTGTCTCGGCAACGAGATGGACGGGCCCTGGCAGATCGGCCACAAGACCGCCGACGAGTACGGCCGGCTGGCGGCCGAGACCGCACGAGCGATGCGGCTCGTCGATCCGGACATCGAACTCGTCGCCTGCGGTTCGTCCAATGCGCAGATGCCCACCTTCGGGGATTGGGAAGCCGCGGTGCTGCGACACGCCTACGACGACGTCGACTACATCTCGCTGCACGTCTACTACCAGGCCGACGAGGACGACCCGGACAGCTACCTGGCCTCGGCCATGGACATGGACCAGTTCATCGAGGGCGTGGTCGCGACCGTCGACGCGGAGAAAGCCCGCGGCCGGCACCGTACGGCGGTCGACCTGTCGTTCGACGAGTGGAACGTGGTGCGAGCCGGCGCCGAGGACGAACGGCCGGACCGACGGCCGTGGGCACTGCATCCGCGCCTCGGTGAGAGCGAGTACACCGTCGCCGACGCGGTCGTGGTGGGGACCATGCTCAACTCGCTGCTGCGGCACGGCGACCGCGTCACCATCGGCTGCCAGGCCCAGTTGGTCAACGTCCTCGGCCTGATCCGCTCCGAGGAGGGCGGGGACGCCTGGAAGCAGAGCATCGCCCATCCGTTCGAGCAGATGCGTCGGCTGGCGCGCGGACAGATCCTGCGCGTCGCGGCGACCGGCGATCGCCGCGACACCAGGCGATTCACCGACGTTCCGATCGTGGATGCGGCCGCCACCTTCGAGGAATCATCCGGCAGTGCTGCCGTCTTCCTGGCCAACCGCAGCAGGTCAGAGACCGCCGACGTCACCGTCGAGTGCGGCCAGCTCGGCGTCCGGCGACTCCGCAGTGCCGGCTGCTTGTCGCTCCCGGACGGATCGGCTGCCACGCTGACCAATCGCGACCGGCACGACGCCGTCGGTCCCCAGCCGTTCGACCGAGCCGACCTCCGTGACGGCGCGGTCACCGCTCAACTGCCGCCCCTGTCCTGGACCGTTCTGGAACTGGATTCCGGACCGGATCTGCCCTGA
- a CDS encoding carbohydrate ABC transporter permease — MSATATTARTKVDPAVDRPAGRLRVHAWFTPYLFLLPYLALLTTFVLVPAVFGIWVSLHDWDFMLPNKPFIGLQNYVDLFTPDSVTFPEFWNGMKATAIFTVASVPFLVLIPLGIALMLNRVFPARSLLRAMIFAPFVLGIAVVGVLFRYLLDSQFGLINWFLGLFGIPPVGWTQTQPWAWVALVGMTVWWTLGFNAVIYLAGLQGIPRDQYEAAAIDGAGSFARFINVTLPGLRNILVFIITTTVLASANMFGQAYLVTNGGPGDSTRTAIMVMTQEGLRAFKMGSATAMSYLLAICLAVVSVINFMVLREREGGK; from the coding sequence ATGAGCGCCACCGCGACCACGGCTCGTACGAAGGTCGATCCGGCCGTCGATCGGCCGGCCGGACGGCTCCGCGTGCATGCCTGGTTCACCCCGTACCTCTTCCTGTTGCCCTACCTGGCACTGCTGACGACCTTCGTCCTGGTCCCGGCGGTGTTCGGGATCTGGGTCAGCCTGCACGACTGGGACTTCATGCTGCCCAACAAACCGTTCATCGGGCTGCAGAACTACGTCGATCTGTTCACTCCCGATTCGGTGACGTTCCCGGAGTTCTGGAACGGCATGAAGGCGACCGCGATCTTCACCGTCGCGAGTGTGCCGTTCCTGGTCCTGATCCCGCTCGGCATCGCGCTGATGCTGAACCGGGTCTTCCCGGCGCGGTCACTGCTGCGGGCGATGATCTTCGCGCCGTTCGTGCTGGGCATCGCGGTTGTCGGCGTGCTGTTCCGCTATCTGCTCGACTCCCAGTTCGGCTTGATCAACTGGTTCCTGGGCCTGTTCGGCATTCCGCCGGTCGGCTGGACGCAGACCCAGCCGTGGGCCTGGGTGGCACTGGTCGGCATGACGGTCTGGTGGACGCTGGGGTTCAACGCGGTGATCTATCTCGCCGGCCTGCAAGGGATTCCGCGCGATCAGTACGAAGCCGCCGCAATTGACGGCGCGGGCTCGTTCGCCAGATTCATCAATGTCACGCTGCCGGGGCTGCGCAACATCCTCGTCTTCATCATCACCACCACGGTGCTGGCGAGCGCCAACATGTTCGGCCAGGCCTATCTGGTCACCAACGGCGGTCCGGGCGACAGCACCAGGACGGCGATCATGGTCATGACTCAGGAGGGTCTGCGGGCGTTCAAGATGGGCTCCGCGACCGCGATGAGCTATCTGCTGGCGATCTGCCTGGCCGTCGTCTCGGTGATCAACTTCATGGTGCTGCGCGAGCGGGAAGGCGGCAAATGA